The following proteins are encoded in a genomic region of Ornithinibacillus sp. 4-3:
- the ribD gene encoding bifunctional diaminohydroxyphosphoribosylaminopyrimidine deaminase/5-amino-6-(5-phosphoribosylamino)uracil reductase RibD — MDIKYMRRALELAKGGLGYVNPNPLVGALIVKKGRIIGEGYHKAYGSHHAEINAFLNATEDVKDATMYVTLEPCSHYGKTPPCVEAIVEKRIKKVVIGLKDPNPLVTGRGIKILEEAGIEVVSGVLEEDNKKINEIFLKYITTKLPFVIMKTAMTLDGKIATRTNSSKWITGELSRKYVHELRHKVAGIMIGVGTVLADNPSLTTRLKDRKGCDPIRIIVDSSARIPLEAKVLNLASNARTIIAVTEKADMKKIKMLEKKCAEVIVIPSKNARVDLTLLMKKLGERKIDSILLEGGSELNYAALEQGIVDKVNAFIAPKIIGGNTAKTPVDGQGRAHMEEAINLDCFDIHRFGEDIMLETYIRRGN, encoded by the coding sequence TTGGATATTAAGTATATGAGAAGAGCTCTTGAATTGGCTAAAGGTGGATTAGGATATGTAAATCCTAATCCACTGGTAGGTGCATTAATAGTTAAAAAAGGCAGAATCATTGGTGAAGGTTATCACAAAGCTTATGGTAGTCATCATGCAGAGATTAACGCCTTTCTAAATGCAACTGAGGATGTTAAAGATGCAACTATGTATGTTACTTTAGAACCTTGCTCACATTACGGTAAAACACCACCTTGTGTAGAGGCAATAGTTGAAAAAAGAATAAAGAAGGTAGTTATCGGGTTAAAAGATCCTAATCCTCTTGTAACCGGACGGGGAATAAAAATCCTTGAGGAGGCAGGAATAGAAGTAGTTTCAGGTGTTCTAGAGGAGGATAACAAAAAAATAAACGAAATATTTCTGAAATATATAACTACAAAATTGCCCTTTGTCATAATGAAAACTGCAATGACTCTTGATGGTAAAATTGCCACTCGCACAAACTCATCCAAGTGGATAACTGGGGAACTGTCCAGGAAATATGTACATGAGCTTAGACATAAAGTGGCTGGAATTATGATTGGAGTAGGTACAGTGCTTGCTGATAATCCGTCTTTAACAACGAGATTAAAAGATAGAAAAGGCTGTGATCCAATAAGAATAATTGTAGATAGTAGTGCGAGAATTCCTCTTGAAGCGAAGGTATTAAACCTTGCATCTAATGCGAGAACTATTATAGCAGTTACTGAAAAAGCAGATATGAAAAAAATAAAGATGCTTGAGAAAAAATGTGCCGAAGTTATTGTGATACCTTCCAAAAATGCGAGAGTTGATTTGACTTTGCTTATGAAGAAGCTTGGTGAACGAAAGATTGATAGTATTTTGCTAGAAGGCGGAAGCGAATTAAATTATGCCGCACTTGAGCAGGGGATTGTTGATAAGGTAAATGCATTTATAGCTCCTAAAATTATTGGGGGGAATACCGCTAAAACTCCAGTTGATGGACAGGGAAGAGCGCATATGGAAGAAGCAATAAATCTTGATTGTTTTGATATTCATCGTTTTGGTGAAGACATCATGCTAGAAACCTATATAAGAAGGGGGAACTAG
- a CDS encoding SRPBCC domain-containing protein, translating to MKLEYVFYIDTNPEQVWDVLVNPEKSVKAFMGGVIHSTYQVGDDIKFIGPGADGNETVHIYGKLLQYEPNRILSYTDHPGPSHYAEHAQMESRVTLSLELVGACTKLHLINDQWTENNPLFSKTEQYWWMILSNIKTIAETGRSLDLGF from the coding sequence ATGAAGTTGGAGTATGTATTTTATATCGATACGAATCCTGAGCAAGTGTGGGATGTTTTGGTCAACCCAGAAAAATCGGTTAAAGCATTTATGGGTGGAGTTATCCACTCAACATATCAGGTGGGCGATGACATTAAATTTATAGGACCAGGTGCCGATGGAAATGAGACTGTTCACATTTATGGCAAACTACTTCAATATGAACCAAATCGAATTTTAAGCTACACGGATCACCCTGGCCCATCTCACTATGCCGAACATGCTCAGATGGAAAGTCGAGTTACCTTATCTTTGGAATTAGTAGGGGCATGTACAAAACTACATCTTATTAATGATCAATGGACAGAGAACAATCCTCTCTTCAGTAAAACAGAGCAATACTGGTGGATGATACTGAGTAACATTAAGACAATTGCGGAAACCGGAAGATCTCTGGATTTAGGTTTCTAG
- a CDS encoding acyltransferase family protein, whose translation MNSRHIGSSSLQREGRLYFIDNLRAALTMLVVLHHLVYFSIYNEVLSQGSIGAVMGLLFLAFNQTFFMGTFFLISGYFVPSSFERNGATRFIKDRFIRFLVPFIFYVLILSQVQSIEVYMLNQEPFTWQTYFSHLTYGPMWYVELLFVFVCLYAVWAKFMSKNKLSVVRQSTPPTYRMFTVFVMILAVGYFIIRLWVPALDLPGGSPGVQSFVGLFTASGYDLPQYVGLFILGIIAYQRNWFRNIPDSMGRAGFGIAIGASILLLPLVLLFGVDGLQFSGGWNWTSLVYSLWEALFCVGVILGLIIFFRRRVFHQGKGWSFLSAHSFVIYIIHIPIIAIVIAGLKVIHFPPSFMFLAMILITIPLCFLLSYIIKQIPFASKIL comes from the coding sequence ATGAATTCAAGACATATAGGGAGCTCGTCTCTCCAAAGGGAAGGTCGGTTATACTTTATCGATAACCTAAGGGCAGCTCTTACAATGTTAGTAGTGCTACATCATTTAGTGTATTTTTCCATCTATAACGAGGTATTATCACAAGGATCTATTGGGGCTGTTATGGGCCTTCTATTCCTTGCTTTTAATCAGACTTTTTTCATGGGGACGTTTTTTCTTATTTCCGGATATTTTGTTCCTTCATCTTTTGAACGTAATGGAGCAACCCGATTTATCAAAGATAGATTCATCCGGTTCCTAGTCCCGTTTATCTTCTACGTTCTCATTCTTAGCCAAGTTCAATCAATTGAAGTCTATATGCTTAACCAGGAGCCATTTACATGGCAAACCTATTTTTCACATTTAACTTACGGGCCGATGTGGTACGTCGAGCTACTTTTCGTATTCGTTTGTTTATACGCAGTCTGGGCGAAATTTATGAGTAAAAATAAGCTATCAGTAGTTCGTCAGAGTACGCCACCCACCTACAGGATGTTTACAGTCTTTGTCATGATATTAGCGGTAGGATACTTCATCATAAGACTGTGGGTCCCTGCTCTTGATTTACCCGGTGGATCTCCCGGGGTTCAATCATTCGTTGGACTTTTTACAGCAAGCGGCTATGATCTCCCACAATATGTCGGGCTATTCATTTTGGGCATCATCGCTTACCAGCGCAATTGGTTTCGAAATATTCCTGATTCTATGGGTAGGGCGGGTTTTGGAATTGCAATTGGAGCATCGATTCTTCTTCTTCCCTTAGTTTTGTTATTTGGGGTAGACGGATTACAGTTTTCTGGTGGCTGGAACTGGACATCTTTGGTTTATTCTCTGTGGGAAGCTCTATTTTGTGTTGGCGTCATTCTCGGATTAATCATATTCTTTCGGAGAAGAGTTTTTCATCAAGGAAAAGGTTGGAGCTTCTTGTCAGCCCATTCTTTCGTGATTTACATCATTCATATACCGATTATCGCTATTGTTATTGCTGGATTGAAGGTCATCCACTTTCCACCATCCTTCATGTTTCTAGCTATGATTCTGATCACGATACCACTTTGCTTCTTGTTAAGTTATATAATTAAGCAGATTCCCTTTGCGTCAAAGATTCTTTAG
- a CDS encoding HTH domain-containing protein, which yields MSKILFTDQEQYLLMKHPYVKAVSKKAITYTDEFKAIAVKEYGEGKFPRQIFEDAGFDIEIVGIERAKSALKRWRTAYQEKGLEGLEDSRNSSSRRLLARELSIEEKYARLEAQNALLRAENELLKKIDLAERLTI from the coding sequence ATGTCGAAAATATTATTTACAGATCAAGAACAGTACTTATTGATGAAACATCCTTATGTAAAAGCGGTTAGTAAAAAGGCAATTACATACACGGATGAATTTAAAGCAATAGCTGTTAAAGAATATGGAGAAGGAAAATTTCCTCGTCAAATATTTGAAGATGCAGGATTTGATATTGAAATCGTTGGGATTGAACGCGCTAAATCGGCTTTAAAAAGATGGCGTACTGCCTATCAAGAAAAGGGTTTGGAAGGGCTTGAGGATTCACGTAACTCTTCTTCAAGACGTCTTCTTGCGCGTGAATTAAGTATAGAAGAAAAGTATGCTCGATTAGAAGCACAAAACGCATTATTACGCGCAGAAAATGAATTACTAAAAAAGATCGATCTAGCAGAAAGACTAACTATATAA
- a CDS encoding TetR/AcrR family transcriptional regulator, producing MPRIVNHEKKRKSIAEAAWSIIKEEGIEKASIRRVAIEAGMSAGALRHYFSTKDEMLLFIMDYYLEEGKKRSQSKSWSDNPLQAVAEVLLELIPIDEEKKIETSVWWILALQSLTSDTLKEKKDEMTNGMYELASSMIEILVLQGILSDSTNVKLEKSRLAALIDGLSIHALLRPDVYTPEKVKEVIRYHLETLCDESQLS from the coding sequence ATGCCGAGGATTGTTAATCATGAAAAAAAGAGGAAGTCAATTGCTGAGGCCGCTTGGAGTATTATTAAGGAAGAGGGAATCGAAAAGGCATCTATAAGAAGAGTTGCTATTGAAGCAGGCATGTCTGCTGGAGCGTTAAGACATTATTTTTCAACTAAGGATGAAATGTTATTATTTATCATGGATTATTATCTGGAAGAAGGGAAAAAACGTTCTCAAAGTAAAAGTTGGTCAGACAATCCATTGCAGGCGGTTGCGGAAGTTTTATTAGAGCTTATACCAATTGATGAAGAAAAGAAAATCGAAACGAGCGTTTGGTGGATCCTTGCACTTCAGTCACTTACAAGTGATACATTAAAAGAAAAAAAAGATGAGATGACTAACGGTATGTATGAATTAGCAAGTTCAATGATCGAGATATTAGTTCTACAAGGGATTTTATCTGATTCAACTAATGTAAAATTAGAAAAGAGTAGGCTAGCGGCATTAATTGATGGATTGTCCATTCATGCTCTTTTAAGACCTGATGTCTACACTCCAGAAAAGGTGAAGGAAGTAATCCGTTATCATTTAGAAACACTCTGCGATGAAAGTCAATTGAGTTAA
- a CDS encoding GAP family protein, producing the protein MIESIEALMPSSSIDTSIALLIISICALIDILSPGVLAVTAYLLLTQPNQLSSRLLVFLFITQFGYFVVGLFLYFGGDSLLKGIGKLSEFDFINWFYILFGAAIVLISFSKPNDTTKKRLISFMPQKTTMKGMIILGIIVFLIEFVTALPYFYSILLMNHLTIEPSSSIFIIIGYNLVMVLPSLLLLGVNIMFKERLQQFLNKIRSKLNEAPISSLLVAIGVVGAVFFNIGIRGILN; encoded by the coding sequence TTGATCGAAAGTATTGAAGCATTAATGCCTTCTTCATCAATAGACACATCAATAGCTTTGCTAATTATTTCTATTTGCGCATTAATTGATATATTAAGTCCTGGTGTACTTGCTGTAACTGCCTATTTATTATTGACACAGCCTAATCAATTATCTTCTCGCTTGCTTGTTTTTTTGTTTATTACGCAGTTTGGCTACTTCGTAGTGGGCTTATTCCTATACTTTGGTGGAGATTCACTATTGAAAGGAATTGGAAAATTATCTGAATTTGACTTTATCAATTGGTTTTATATCCTTTTTGGAGCAGCTATTGTTCTAATTAGCTTCAGTAAACCAAATGATACTACAAAAAAACGTTTAATTTCATTTATGCCCCAAAAAACAACGATGAAAGGGATGATCATATTAGGTATCATTGTTTTTCTAATTGAATTTGTAACTGCCTTGCCTTACTTTTATTCAATTTTGTTAATGAATCACCTAACAATTGAGCCTTCCTCTTCTATCTTTATTATAATTGGCTACAATCTTGTAATGGTGCTTCCTTCTCTTCTTTTGTTAGGGGTTAATATTATGTTTAAAGAGAGACTGCAACAATTTCTAAATAAAATTAGATCAAAATTAAATGAAGCACCGATTTCCTCACTCTTGGTAGCGATAGGAGTAGTAGGTGCGGTTTTTTTCAACATCGGTATTAGAGGCATATTAAATTAA
- a CDS encoding ABC transporter substrate-binding protein translates to MEEKISIGLEWFLNPDHIPLIIGMEKGWFKKENISINMVEPEEHFDAINEIKKGNMDIAITEPLHLVEDRANDESVIGFSRFLHTNGGVMYVKEKGITRPKDLIGKRIQYPGAPGLGGLAIVKTMVESDGGVCKLEDFIPVNNGFYHSDALLEDKADAATLTFQNFEIIEAKHKGLDVEYFALKDWGIPDFCQLIFITSPKILRNRKSAIARFLKVIRQAIDFIYEKPAEAKDIYNAFTNMDKADPLSNKITDATLPCFTYDFSMAYEYYDDLQIWLKKSGKINKIIDPKKYWTNELSQ, encoded by the coding sequence ATGGAAGAAAAAATATCAATTGGATTAGAATGGTTTTTAAACCCTGACCATATTCCTTTAATTATTGGAATGGAAAAGGGGTGGTTTAAGAAAGAAAATATTAGCATTAATATGGTGGAGCCAGAGGAACATTTTGATGCAATAAATGAGATTAAAAAGGGAAACATGGATATCGCTATCACTGAGCCTCTCCATCTTGTTGAAGACCGTGCAAACGATGAATCTGTAATTGGATTTTCCCGGTTCTTACATACAAATGGTGGAGTAATGTATGTTAAAGAGAAAGGAATTACCCGTCCCAAAGATTTAATTGGCAAGAGAATTCAATATCCAGGTGCTCCAGGATTAGGTGGTCTTGCAATTGTTAAAACAATGGTCGAATCTGATGGTGGTGTATGTAAACTAGAGGATTTTATCCCTGTTAACAATGGTTTTTATCATAGTGACGCTTTACTAGAGGACAAAGCTGATGCTGCCACACTTACCTTTCAAAACTTTGAAATCATAGAAGCGAAACACAAAGGGCTGGATGTTGAGTACTTTGCACTAAAGGATTGGGGTATCCCTGACTTTTGCCAGTTGATTTTTATTACTTCCCCAAAAATACTTCGCAACCGCAAGTCGGCTATTGCGCGATTTTTAAAAGTTATTCGCCAGGCCATTGACTTTATTTATGAAAAGCCTGCAGAAGCAAAAGATATTTATAATGCGTTCACCAATATGGATAAAGCTGACCCGCTTTCCAATAAAATTACAGACGCCACACTACCTTGCTTCACATATGACTTTTCAATGGCATACGAATATTACGATGATTTACAAATTTGGCTAAAAAAATCTGGAAAAATCAACAAAATAATAGATCCTAAAAAATATTGGACAAATGAACTTTCTCAGTAG
- a CDS encoding SHOCT domain-containing protein, with translation MKQNLIPYSMQIAMLKQLLTRKLITEKEYYMFKNKLMKEYGVISDITS, from the coding sequence TTGAAACAGAACTTGATTCCTTATAGTATGCAAATTGCTATGTTAAAACAACTGCTAACCCGTAAATTGATTACTGAGAAAGAATATTATATGTTTAAAAATAAATTAATGAAAGAATATGGTGTTATTTCTGATATTACAAGCTGA
- a CDS encoding transposase — MFYVGIDIGKRHHEVGVIDDKGQPVENTLRFANTKAGSHKLLEYFKMYPIR, encoded by the coding sequence ATGTTTTATGTTGGGATTGATATTGGTAAACGTCATCATGAAGTTGGGGTGATTGACGATAAAGGACAACCTGTTGAGAATACCTTACGGTTTGCCAACACAAAGGCTGGTAGTCATAAACTTCTTGAATATTTTAAAATGTACCCTATAAGATAG
- the tnpA gene encoding IS200/IS605 family transposase gives MQDKNSLAHTKWRCKYHIVFAPKYRRQVIYGKYKQSIGEIIRELCERKEVDIHEANACRDHIHMLVSIPPKLSVSSFMGYLKGKSSLMIFDRHANLKYRYGNRKFWCRGYFVDTVGRNKNQIQEYIRNQLKDDYMSDQLTLFEEFDPFTGKKNKKK, from the coding sequence ATGCAGGACAAGAATAGTTTAGCACATACAAAGTGGAGATGTAAGTATCATATAGTATTTGCTCCAAAATATAGAAGACAAGTGATTTATGGAAAATACAAACAAAGTATTGGAGAAATTATAAGAGAGCTTTGTGAAAGAAAAGAAGTTGATATACACGAGGCAAATGCGTGTAGAGATCATATTCATATGTTAGTGAGTATACCACCGAAATTAAGTGTATCTTCCTTCATGGGATACTTAAAAGGAAAAAGTAGCTTAATGATATTTGATCGTCACGCGAATTTAAAGTACAGATACGGTAATCGAAAATTCTGGTGTCGAGGCTACTTTGTAGATACAGTGGGAAGAAATAAAAATCAAATACAAGAATACATAAGAAATCAGCTTAAAGATGACTACATGAGTGATCAATTAACTTTATTCGAAGAATTTGATCCATTTACAGGGAAGAAAAATAAAAAGAAATAA
- a CDS encoding alpha/beta fold hydrolase, with the protein MDLHYEIKGNGKPVILLHSGAMDSRDWEFITPHLSKSFKVITLDVRGAGKSPVPNEPIDYVKDLRKLLDHLKIKKGALVGHSLGGQIATDFTLSYPKRVSQLVLIAPGLSGFKFSSEHAELESRVSEVAPDVEKMTNITLSEPSWSVSFGKAYDLLREMMIHNIQKTFDWKTFETVSSNSAMERLGEIKTKTLFIIGEEDSEDLFKIAQLYKEISNINFVRIPGANHIITLTHPKDVSDHISHFLNLLEW; encoded by the coding sequence ATGGATCTTCATTACGAAATTAAAGGAAACGGAAAGCCGGTTATACTACTTCATAGTGGAGCTATGGATTCACGTGACTGGGAATTCATCACACCACATCTTTCAAAGTCGTTCAAAGTAATCACTCTTGATGTCCGGGGTGCAGGGAAGTCACCTGTTCCGAATGAACCCATTGATTATGTTAAGGATCTTAGAAAACTCTTGGATCATCTTAAAATTAAGAAAGGTGCCCTCGTTGGACATTCCCTAGGTGGACAAATTGCAACTGATTTTACTCTGTCCTATCCAAAAAGGGTGTCACAACTGGTATTGATCGCTCCAGGCCTGTCGGGGTTTAAATTTTCTTCCGAACATGCTGAATTAGAGAGCCGAGTTTCTGAAGTTGCACCAGATGTCGAGAAAATGACTAATATAACATTAAGCGAGCCTTCCTGGAGTGTTTCTTTCGGAAAAGCATACGATTTATTGCGCGAAATGATGATACACAATATTCAAAAGACTTTTGATTGGAAAACATTCGAAACTGTTTCCTCAAATTCAGCGATGGAAAGATTGGGAGAAATTAAAACGAAGACACTTTTTATCATAGGCGAGGAGGACTCAGAAGATCTCTTTAAAATCGCACAATTATATAAGGAAATTTCCAATATTAACTTTGTGCGTATACCTGGTGCTAATCACATCATCACTTTGACACATCCTAAGGACGTTTCCGACCACATCAGTCATTTTTTGAACTTACTAGAATGGTAA
- a CDS encoding IS110 family transposase — MSFTKGTLYFNQHRLTPDNSVIGLEATGHYWLSVFSFIHKLGFKTTVFNPLQSDALRHFYIRKTKTDVKDAYLIAQVIRIDSPDETPFIEEDLLRLKHLERLRYNFVDQASDIKRKVISLLDQVFPEYEKLFSDTFGKSSTEILMNYTLPEEFIEIDTNELANLLLEASNGRFGESRVLKKATQIRESALNTFGITIGTDVFKLQIQLLLEQIQLIEKHLSEIEEAMIEISNRQKHYLTTITGISDVTACVILGEIGSIKRFERPEQLVAFAGLDASVHQSGDFNSQNTRMSKRGSPYMRRAIWQASFVASNHDPALSLHYQKLRKRGKAHGTAVGAVAWKLTHIIFAILRDNKRYEPRPQPNPNKKVLPTLI; from the coding sequence ATGTCCTTTACAAAGGGTACACTTTATTTTAACCAACATAGACTAACACCTGATAACTCCGTAATTGGGCTTGAAGCCACAGGTCATTACTGGTTATCTGTTTTTTCATTTATTCATAAGCTCGGATTTAAAACAACAGTTTTTAATCCACTACAGTCTGATGCTTTACGTCATTTTTATATACGTAAAACAAAAACAGATGTAAAAGATGCCTATCTTATTGCTCAAGTCATTCGAATTGACTCACCAGACGAAACTCCGTTTATAGAAGAAGATTTACTCAGGTTAAAGCATTTAGAACGTTTGCGTTATAATTTTGTCGATCAAGCCTCTGACATCAAAAGAAAGGTAATTTCGTTACTTGATCAAGTTTTTCCAGAATATGAAAAGCTATTTTCTGATACTTTTGGCAAATCTTCTACTGAGATATTAATGAATTACACGTTACCTGAAGAATTTATCGAAATTGATACAAATGAGTTAGCTAATCTTCTTCTGGAAGCAAGTAACGGAAGATTTGGTGAATCTAGAGTACTTAAGAAAGCTACTCAAATAAGAGAAAGTGCATTAAATACCTTTGGTATCACCATTGGTACTGATGTGTTTAAATTGCAAATTCAACTTCTTCTTGAACAGATTCAATTAATCGAAAAGCATCTGTCTGAAATTGAAGAAGCAATGATTGAAATATCCAATCGACAAAAACATTATCTAACAACAATCACAGGCATTAGCGATGTAACCGCGTGTGTTATTCTTGGCGAAATTGGTTCTATTAAGCGCTTTGAACGTCCCGAACAACTTGTAGCTTTTGCTGGTTTAGATGCGTCTGTACATCAGTCAGGTGATTTTAATAGCCAGAATACACGTATGTCTAAACGTGGATCACCTTACATGAGACGAGCTATTTGGCAAGCTTCTTTTGTTGCTAGCAATCATGATCCAGCACTTTCTTTACATTACCAAAAGTTACGTAAACGTGGAAAAGCTCATGGAACTGCCGTTGGTGCCGTTGCGTGGAAGTTAACTCACATTATTTTTGCTATATTACGCGACAACAAACGATATGAGCCAAGACCACAGCCTAATCCAAACAAAAAAGTCCTACCAACCTTAATTTAA
- a CDS encoding RNA polymerase sigma factor, with translation MIEPDRTVWQVRCAFNAFCKRVLKNEAINIFNERQQRLTKEMTFSDLTPQEENQPFTLDKQYEGEEGQSFQVAGKKITPKLLAEALHNLPIEKRKTVLLYYFFDKSDVEIAELLEIPRSTVQYRRTSSFKRLKRFLEEHADDWDD, from the coding sequence ATGATAGAACCAGATCGTACCGTGTGGCAAGTTCGCTGTGCATTTAATGCTTTTTGTAAACGTGTATTGAAGAATGAAGCAATCAATATTTTCAACGAAAGGCAACAACGTCTAACAAAGGAGATGACATTTTCGGATCTCACGCCACAAGAAGAAAATCAACCCTTTACCTTAGATAAGCAATATGAAGGAGAAGAAGGACAAAGTTTTCAAGTGGCTGGAAAGAAAATCACTCCAAAATTACTTGCTGAAGCGCTGCATAATTTGCCAATAGAAAAGCGTAAGACAGTCCTACTATATTACTTTTTTGATAAATCAGATGTAGAAATAGCCGAACTATTAGAGATTCCTCGTAGTACGGTTCAGTATAGACGGACAAGCTCTTTTAAAAGGTTAAAGCGATTTTTGGAGGAACATGCAGATGACTGGGATGATTGA
- a CDS encoding IS110 family transposase codes for MFYLGIDIGKRTHVASVMDDAGKVVLKGFSFPNTLEGGHSLLTRLNAISDDPSYFLTGMEATGHYWLALFSFLEEANYFVHVINPIQTDGWRKGTEIRKRKTDIIDSVLIADLIRYGSFEDTTLANEDMFSLRQLTRYRSYLVGTAGDFKRKIIAVLDQIFPEYDTVFSKVGVFGKASRAALLEYSTPDAFNEITADMLAETLGLASRNRVGLIKAEALKKAASNSFGIRFAQDAFTFQFRSMIEQLNFLETQIKQTEEEINQLMTSIDSVIETIPGIGPVIGATILGEIGDIHKFSNPKKLVAYAGIDASVSQSGQFDSTHNVMSKRGSPYLRKALFQAAIVASRSDPVLKAFYEKKRSEGKHHLTSIGAVSRKLCYIIHAILTKNEPYEIRQ; via the coding sequence ATGTTTTATCTTGGTATTGATATTGGTAAACGTACACATGTTGCTTCTGTTATGGACGATGCAGGGAAAGTAGTCTTAAAAGGATTTTCTTTCCCTAACACACTTGAAGGCGGTCACTCATTACTCACTCGTTTAAATGCTATTTCAGATGATCCATCATATTTCCTTACAGGAATGGAAGCGACCGGTCATTATTGGCTCGCTCTTTTTTCCTTCCTAGAAGAAGCCAATTATTTCGTCCATGTCATTAACCCCATCCAAACTGATGGTTGGAGGAAAGGGACTGAAATTCGAAAGCGAAAAACTGACATCATTGATTCGGTATTAATAGCCGATCTTATTCGTTACGGTTCATTTGAAGACACTACCTTAGCGAATGAGGATATGTTCTCCTTACGTCAATTGACGCGTTATCGTTCTTACCTCGTTGGAACTGCTGGTGATTTTAAACGTAAAATCATTGCTGTTTTAGATCAAATCTTCCCCGAATACGATACCGTTTTTTCTAAAGTTGGTGTGTTTGGGAAAGCTTCAAGAGCTGCTCTACTTGAATATTCCACACCGGATGCATTTAATGAAATTACAGCCGATATGCTTGCTGAAACACTCGGTTTAGCAAGCCGTAATCGTGTGGGGTTAATTAAAGCCGAAGCGCTAAAGAAAGCAGCTTCAAACTCCTTTGGAATTCGGTTTGCACAGGATGCATTTACTTTCCAATTCCGCTCCATGATTGAACAGCTCAATTTTCTAGAAACGCAAATAAAACAAACAGAAGAAGAAATAAACCAATTGATGACATCTATTGACTCAGTTATTGAAACGATTCCAGGTATCGGTCCAGTAATTGGTGCAACGATATTAGGAGAAATTGGTGATATTCACAAATTTTCTAATCCTAAAAAATTAGTCGCTTATGCTGGTATTGATGCATCTGTATCACAATCCGGCCAATTTGACTCAACCCATAATGTCATGAGCAAGCGTGGCTCTCCTTATCTTAGAAAAGCACTGTTTCAAGCTGCCATTGTCGCTTCAAGAAGTGATCCTGTTTTGAAAGCTTTTTATGAGAAAAAACGGTCTGAAGGAAAGCATCATCTCACATCAATAGGTGCCGTGTCTCGAAAACTCTGTTACATCATTCATGCGATATTAACTAAAAATGAACCTTATGAAATTCGTCAGTAA
- a CDS encoding riboflavin synthase, which yields MFTGLVEEIGKVESIIKSTKSSRITIKAKKVLEGVKLGDSICTNGVCLTVSSFDSGRFSVDVMPETIRRSNLRSFLPDDEINLERALRLGDRLGGHIVNGHIDGTGIIENFKQEDNALWITIVTSPELFKYIVQKGSIAIDGVSLTVAYIDEPVFKVSIIPHTKDTTTLFRKKVGDEVNLECDMIGKYIEKLLDANEQVSINKGIDFNYLSEKGFA from the coding sequence ATGTTTACAGGATTGGTAGAAGAAATTGGTAAAGTTGAATCCATTATTAAATCTACAAAGTCATCCAGAATAACCATTAAGGCAAAAAAGGTTCTTGAAGGAGTAAAGCTGGGGGATAGTATATGCACTAATGGTGTATGCCTTACTGTAAGCTCCTTTGATAGTGGAAGATTTAGTGTTGATGTAATGCCAGAGACAATAAGACGAAGCAATTTGAGGAGCTTCTTACCTGATGACGAGATTAATCTTGAAAGAGCTTTAAGATTAGGCGATAGACTGGGTGGACATATTGTCAATGGTCATATTGATGGTACTGGAATTATTGAAAATTTCAAGCAGGAAGATAATGCGTTATGGATTACGATCGTAACCTCACCTGAACTTTTTAAATATATAGTGCAGAAAGGATCGATAGCTATTGATGGTGTTAGTCTTACGGTAGCATATATAGATGAACCCGTATTCAAAGTATCAATTATTCCTCACACCAAGGATACGACTACTCTGTTTCGAAAGAAGGTAGGAGATGAAGTAAATCTGGAATGTGACATGATAGGAAAATATATCGAAAAATTACTGGATGCTAATGAACAAGTGTCAATTAATAAAGGCATAGATTTTAATTATTTAAGTGAAAAAGGATTTGCATAA